A segment of the Triticum urartu cultivar G1812 chromosome 1, Tu2.1, whole genome shotgun sequence genome:
AGGAAAAACTTGGCAAACAATGCAGCAGCAGCAAGACCTGTATCGGATCACATGGATACATATCAAATGCCAGGATCAGAAAGATCGAAAAAAGATGGGATGGCCGTTGTAAAGTCAGCCGAAGAAAATGAGTCCCAAGGTGCCGCAGTACAAGGTCATGTCAGCACGATTTCTCTTGTGAACTTATGGCAAGAGTGGCACTACGACTATGGAGTGCTGACAGTCTTAACAGCGCCATTATTCTTGCGCTCTGCTCTCGGACAGGAATGCCCGGTCAGCGAAGAATGCTCTGTTCCTGATGGGCACTCACACCTGCAGCTCTTCAGTAAAAGGAGGATTTTCTCAGTGAGATGCTCCCAGGAGAGCTTTATTGTTCAGGTTGGGGAGGCAGCAGGCATCCTGTCAGGGGGGAAACTGAGATCTACGCTTCATGCTGTCAGTAGACCTTTAGGCTTGCCAAACATCAGCCGAGAGAATTTCGTGGTTTTCCTACAGCCGTCATGGGACAAAACTCTACCTTTCTCGGGTTACTCTTGTGCCGATGAAGATGATTCAAGTGATCACATGGAATTGGCTTTCAGGGGTGATGGACCAGCCGGGTCTTGTGGTGAACATATATTGATGCAGGAGATTCTGAAGAAGATCCCCCCGCTGTCGTCAAGGCTGAAAGAAGGAATGACGTTTGCAGAGTTTTCTAGGCAGACAACAAAACGGTATTATGGTGGTGGAGGCATCCAACAAAACAGTTAACCAGAAGACGTATGGTGATGGAAATGCATCTCATACAAACCGTAATGAAGTACTGAGTTCTACACCGTATGTTGAGAATCCACTCTGTAATTACTCCATGCCACAGTATGCACTTTTTATCTTTGTTGATGGCTTATTTTCTCGTGCAGTTGTGAAGTCACAGTGTTTCGACCTCAGAAGTGCTGGTTTCCGATAGTTTAAAGTTCTTGTGTTAGTAAGTTTAGCTTCCTAAACTGATATTGATGATAGAGATGTAAAAAATGCTTACTTGCTCAGTTGTAAAAAATGTTAAACATTTCAAAACTATTGATGTGTCTGCATTCTCAGTTTCTCTTTTTCATTCTAAGACTGTTGGGTTCCTAGTGTTGCATCAGATCCAAGGTGTTAAAGTATCGTATGATCGATATACAGTAGCAGGAAAGCATGTATCTCTCTGGTTCGTTGGTAGTTTTAGCTTCCTAAACTGATATTGATGGTAGATATCTCACGTCAACGGAGGAAATCTGTCCAGCAATGGTTGGCAATTAGTCAACAAAATGCCCAGCTGCAAATGAAGTTAAATGTTTGAAAACTCTACACTTTGCAGTATCCCCTTTTCTTTCTAAGACTGCAGAGATCCGAATGGTGGGTTTGAACTCGAAGTCTTGTTAATTTTGTTCCAGATCAGAGGTGTTAAAATCGGTATTCAGTAGCAGGAAAACCCTCTGCTGTGCATGCTGGATAATAGTTTTCCCCTGTGAATCATTCAATTCCACTGTACATGACTTAAATATTCTCATGCCACATCGGTGCGGTATACAGTAGCAGGAAAACAAGATAAGCAGTGTGGTCTATCTTGTTTTCCTCTGTTTTTTTGAGCGAGGATGATCTATGTCTCTTGTAAAGTGCAGAGCTTGATTAATTGTCACCGTGATTTCCTGCTGAATTATACCTTTAACTCCTTTAAGTCAAACCATACGAGTATGTTTCATCGAAGATGAATATGTGGTATCTCTGCCTATTGATGAATAGCTTGCTGCTGAGGGTAGCTGTCAGATTGGTGATAGCTTGGAATCCATTGTTTGTTCCTAACAAAGTAGCAGGAAAAGCGGTGCACTGGAAGTGTAGCGCTGGTCATGGTTAAATTGATTGTGTTAAGTTGTTAATTGGTCGTTTTGCGTAAATGATGTTTGTTGGTTCAGTTGTTCAACGTATGATGCTTTGCCTTTGCTTAGTGTTATGGCAAGCAGAACTTCAGTATGAACTTATGAGGCTATGTGGTGTTTGCCTACCGTTCTGCTAGGTTTTTTAGTATGACATCAGCTTCCCTTACTCTAGAATATGTGGTGATGATATAACTGCTATAGTATGTTAAAAAAACTGGATATAACTAGTATTTGCTTGATTACTTGTTCATATGTTCAACACTACAATTGCATAACCTTCACAGCCGGTCAGCTGCCTTTCGCCGGCCTTCCATATAAAGCCTTGTTTGGCAGGCGGGTATTGGCAGGGTTTCTAAGGGTTTATCCCGCTCAGATTGAACATCCCTAATAGTCCCAAGTGGGCTGTTTGGTACGCGGGAATTGTGCTAGGTCAACCCCAATTCCCCCCGATTTTCCCGTGTGAAACCCTTGATGCCCCGTG
Coding sequences within it:
- the LOC125543639 gene encoding uncharacterized protein LOC125543639 is translated as MAETVPATALDIDEIPFADLLLLLLSPEAAAAGDADGRRRRLLATVWAALGPGGTGLLAVSGVPRAANLRRRLLPLARRLAIMDHPSRAHLLKKYGLGSDVPLKKPDRSVSSFARLLRHDSGKLHSLESMCEATGDTEIRPGCPDGEQKGDADDDMENLGDLFKELGLCMMELGILVARACDIVIGGNQLEQSITDSGSAKARLIHYHSELDNRIIKEMSSTRRKNLANNAAAARPVSDHMDTYQMPGSERSKKDGMAVVKSAEENESQGAAVQGHVSTISLVNLWQEWHYDYGVLTVLTAPLFLRSALGQECPVSEECSVPDGHSHLQLFSKRRIFSVRCSQESFIVQVGEAAGILSGGKLRSTLHAVSRPLGLPNISRENFVVFLQPSWDKTLPFSGYSCADEDDSSDHMELAFRGDGPAGSCGEHILMQEILKKIPPLSSRLKEGMTFAEFSRQTTKRYYGGGGIQQNS